The following are from one region of the Bacteroidota bacterium genome:
- a CDS encoding Hsp20/alpha crystallin family protein, with protein sequence MSLLVRNRATLPSLVSDFFNTRTVLPGVFDLDTDLIDFNGGSLVVPGVNIVENEKDYKVELAAPGLERKDFKVELDNNVLTISAEKEEEKKEEKKNYKRREFSYNSFSRSFTLPENSLTDKIDAKYENGVLRLTLPKKEVTVSKPAKEIKVT encoded by the coding sequence ATGTCACTATTAGTAAGAAACAGAGCTACGCTTCCCTCACTGGTAAGCGATTTTTTTAACACAAGAACTGTGCTTCCAGGTGTATTTGATTTGGACACAGATCTGATTGACTTCAACGGAGGTTCACTTGTTGTTCCAGGTGTAAACATTGTTGAAAATGAAAAGGATTATAAAGTAGAGCTGGCTGCCCCGGGTCTTGAGCGTAAAGATTTTAAAGTAGAGCTGGACAATAATGTTCTCACTATCAGCGCGGAAAAGGAAGAGGAAAAAAAGGAGGAAAAAAAGAATTACAAGAGAAGGGAATTTTCTTACAATTCTTTCAGTCGTTCTTTTACCCTGCCTGAAAATTCGCTGACTGATAAAATTGACGCGAAGTATGAAAATGGGGTTCTTCGCCTTACACTTCCTAAAAAGGAAGTAACTGTTTCAAAACCAGCGAAGGAAATTAAAGTTACCTGA